The following proteins are co-located in the Polyangiaceae bacterium genome:
- a CDS encoding sigma 54-interacting transcriptional regulator: MTHPTDEWDDGTTRLANGAELHQISVTSAVVEVLKGSELIARVPIDAAGCVVGTARDCDLRLADDLVSRRHLHLRAEEHGVRIRDLESRNGTFIAGMQIRDVVVGKDTTVLLGDSVLALRLAHTGIELPVSPRRSFGRAIGHSTAMRHVFAVLERAAERDVTVLLEGDSGTGKDVLAVSLHEQSARRDGPFVVVDCGALPANLIESELFGHEKGAFTGANTLRQGAFELADGGTVFLDEVGELPLELQPKLLRALENRSFRRVGGAREVQVDVRMIAATNRGLSESVRQGEFRSDLYYRLAVVKVHVPRLQDRPEDIEPLAQMFQQKVAPDAGELPRELLQLLESYAWPGNARELRNVIERFATVGYTDPRLLFGDAPGAASDASDALWSRLSGLPYHEAKQQLVDRFHQEVLPKVVEQAGSITAAAERLGLPRSSLHRMLKKLQGDDD; encoded by the coding sequence TTGACTCACCCGACCGACGAGTGGGACGACGGCACGACCCGCTTGGCGAATGGTGCCGAACTGCATCAGATCTCTGTGACCAGCGCGGTGGTGGAGGTGCTCAAGGGCAGCGAGCTGATAGCGCGCGTGCCAATCGATGCTGCAGGCTGTGTCGTGGGGACGGCTCGGGACTGTGATCTGCGCCTCGCGGACGACCTCGTGTCGCGACGCCACCTGCACTTGCGCGCCGAAGAGCACGGAGTGCGGATCAGGGATTTGGAAAGCCGCAACGGCACGTTCATCGCAGGGATGCAGATTCGCGACGTGGTCGTCGGCAAAGACACGACGGTCTTGCTCGGAGATAGCGTGCTGGCGCTTCGCCTGGCGCACACCGGCATCGAGCTGCCAGTGTCGCCGCGTCGAAGTTTCGGGCGGGCGATTGGGCACAGCACGGCTATGCGCCACGTCTTTGCCGTCTTGGAACGAGCGGCGGAGCGGGACGTGACCGTCTTGCTCGAGGGCGACTCGGGCACGGGGAAGGATGTACTGGCAGTTTCCCTGCACGAGCAGAGCGCCCGCCGAGATGGCCCCTTCGTCGTGGTCGATTGCGGCGCCCTGCCGGCCAACCTCATAGAGTCCGAGTTGTTTGGCCATGAAAAAGGCGCCTTCACTGGTGCGAACACACTGCGGCAGGGCGCCTTCGAGCTGGCCGACGGCGGCACGGTTTTCCTGGACGAGGTCGGCGAGCTGCCCCTCGAGTTGCAGCCGAAACTATTGCGCGCGTTGGAGAATCGGTCCTTCCGGCGCGTAGGCGGCGCTCGTGAAGTGCAAGTCGACGTGCGGATGATTGCCGCAACCAATCGCGGGCTTTCGGAGAGCGTGCGCCAAGGCGAATTCAGGAGTGACTTGTACTACCGTCTGGCGGTGGTGAAGGTGCACGTGCCGCGTCTGCAGGACCGACCTGAAGACATCGAACCACTGGCACAGATGTTTCAACAAAAGGTGGCGCCCGACGCTGGCGAACTTCCCCGGGAACTACTGCAGTTACTGGAGAGCTACGCTTGGCCGGGCAACGCACGGGAGCTCAGGAACGTCATCGAACGGTTCGCGACGGTTGGCTACACGGATCCGCGCCTGTTGTTTGGGGATGCTCCGGGCGCCGCGAGCGATGCCTCTGATGCGCTGTGGTCGCGTCTATCCGGGTTGCCCTACCATGAAGCGAAGCAGCAGTTAGTCGACCGCTTTCATCAAGAGGTCCTACCCAAGGTCGTGGAGCAAGCTGGGTCCATCACCGCCGCCGCCGAGCGCCTGGGTCTGCCTCGTTCCAGCCTTCACCGCATGCTGAAGAAGCTGCAGGGCGACGACGACTGA
- a CDS encoding serine/threonine-protein kinase, whose product MSDSSPNSVSESLPAATEGKPPRKVGRYRVMFPVASGGMGTVYAARLESGQGVERSVAVKVLHSRAANREELEAFFNEARITARLAHPNVVGTLELGEFEGRPFIVMDLVKGVSLRDLLRKLSNEGEKLSPGVVAWIIARAAAGLHAAHELTDTSGTPLQLVHRDISPDNIMLGYDGSVRLTDFGIAKLSTSEQTREGVLKGKFSYMSPEQVAAESLDRRSDIFSLGVVMWEAIACRRLFRAGSPRDTVAKILAGRVGDPAAGRSDVPASLVEATLRCLRPNVEDRFQTARELELSLREVLRDLRPAVDDSDLSRLVTSKFEKKRADFEDRLRRGEVASAEPGGEVAAAEEEGSRSTIGVELHTGSRRRRRGRLLMLAALSLIAVSAASFWFWQQRAAEPTAAVPSESAKSASTAAAAPAVAVSSPAMKASATSPDPVPSAPSAAPSNAAPDVRKAEPRVRPRPTAQPKPTPKPKDLMFEKL is encoded by the coding sequence GTGAGCGATTCGTCTCCCAACTCGGTTTCCGAGTCTCTGCCGGCTGCCACAGAGGGGAAGCCCCCACGCAAGGTCGGTCGCTATCGCGTCATGTTTCCAGTCGCCTCCGGGGGCATGGGAACCGTCTATGCGGCGCGTTTGGAAAGCGGTCAGGGCGTAGAGCGCTCGGTGGCTGTGAAGGTGCTGCACTCGCGGGCTGCCAATCGTGAGGAGTTGGAGGCCTTCTTCAACGAAGCACGGATCACCGCGCGCCTTGCGCACCCAAACGTAGTCGGGACGTTGGAGCTGGGAGAGTTCGAAGGCCGCCCCTTCATCGTGATGGACTTGGTGAAGGGCGTTTCTCTCCGCGACTTGTTGCGCAAACTCAGCAACGAAGGCGAAAAGCTATCCCCCGGAGTAGTGGCGTGGATCATCGCACGGGCCGCGGCAGGGCTGCACGCCGCTCACGAGTTGACGGATACGTCCGGAACGCCGCTCCAATTGGTGCATCGGGATATCTCCCCCGACAACATCATGTTGGGCTACGACGGCAGCGTTCGCCTGACGGACTTCGGAATCGCCAAACTTTCCACCTCGGAACAAACGCGAGAGGGCGTGCTCAAGGGGAAGTTCAGCTACATGTCACCAGAGCAGGTCGCCGCGGAATCCCTCGACCGCCGTTCGGACATTTTTTCCCTGGGGGTGGTGATGTGGGAGGCGATTGCGTGCCGTCGCCTGTTTCGAGCGGGATCCCCGCGAGACACGGTCGCCAAGATCTTGGCGGGTCGTGTCGGGGACCCCGCGGCTGGGCGTTCAGATGTGCCGGCGTCCCTCGTCGAGGCGACCCTGCGCTGTTTGCGCCCGAACGTCGAGGACCGCTTTCAAACCGCACGCGAGCTGGAGCTGTCCCTGCGCGAAGTGCTGCGCGACTTGCGCCCCGCCGTGGACGATTCCGACTTGTCTCGATTGGTGACGAGCAAGTTCGAAAAGAAGCGGGCTGATTTCGAGGACCGCCTGCGGCGAGGCGAAGTAGCCAGTGCAGAGCCAGGCGGCGAGGTGGCGGCTGCCGAGGAGGAAGGGTCGCGCAGCACCATCGGCGTTGAGCTGCATACGGGCTCTCGCCGCCGCCGCCGTGGCCGTTTGCTCATGCTTGCAGCGTTGAGTCTGATTGCCGTTTCCGCTGCGAGCTTCTGGTTCTGGCAACAGCGTGCGGCGGAACCAACTGCGGCCGTGCCGTCGGAGTCTGCCAAGTCCGCGTCTACCGCCGCGGCCGCTCCCGCTGTCGCCGTGTCGAGCCCCGCGATGAAAGCTTCCGCGACATCCCCTGACCCGGTCCCGAGTGCGCCGTCGGCCGCGCCGTCCAATGCTGCGCCCGACGTGCGCAAGGCAGAGCCTCGTGTGCGCCCCCGTCCCACCGCTCAACCGAAACCGACGCCGAAGCCCAAAGACCTGATGTTCGAGAAGCTCTGA
- a CDS encoding peroxiredoxin: MTDSNGTLTQQPMLQLNGPVPDFTAKTTHGEITLSTWAKGRWVILFSHPADFTPVCTTEFMAFAKLKNELDARGVSLLGNSIDSIYSHIAWVRNIKEKFDVDIEFPIIADLDMKVAHAFGMIHEASSDTAAVRAVFFIDPARKLRAMIYYPLNVGRNFDEILRVVDALQTVDEHAVACPANWRKGDAVIVPPPTTTQGASERVKDKALAVTDWYFSKRKL; the protein is encoded by the coding sequence ATGACAGATTCAAACGGCACCCTGACTCAACAACCCATGCTCCAGTTGAACGGCCCCGTACCTGATTTCACGGCAAAAACGACCCACGGAGAGATCACGCTTTCCACCTGGGCCAAGGGGCGATGGGTGATTCTGTTTTCGCATCCGGCGGATTTCACTCCGGTGTGCACGACCGAGTTCATGGCATTCGCCAAGCTGAAAAACGAACTCGACGCGCGCGGCGTATCGCTGCTCGGGAACTCCATCGACAGCATCTACAGCCACATCGCGTGGGTGCGGAACATCAAGGAGAAGTTCGACGTCGACATCGAATTCCCGATCATCGCCGATCTGGACATGAAGGTCGCACACGCCTTCGGCATGATCCACGAAGCAAGTTCGGACACGGCTGCCGTACGAGCCGTGTTCTTCATCGACCCCGCGCGCAAATTGCGCGCGATGATCTACTATCCTCTCAACGTCGGGAGGAACTTCGACGAGATCTTGCGCGTCGTCGATGCCCTGCAGACGGTAGACGAGCACGCAGTTGCGTGTCCCGCCAACTGGCGCAAAGGCGACGCGGTAATCGTCCCGCCCCCAACAACGACGCAAGGCGCAAGCGAACGCGTCAAAGACAAGGCGCTTGCGGTCACCGACTGGTACTTCTCGAAGCGCAAGCTCTAA
- a CDS encoding ATP-binding protein, with protein MNRDLAAPSALSLDLLPEALIVLGEGEILLVNARTARLLKWSAEELEGRDPREVFAPGELERLEELDRQQQQGWEPPETLRLRLRARDGTEVPVDVRFSRDQSRLVLCARDFTEASRAEKLMRDLAAVAARLSSTGDVVGLLRACEPFFVELGWTVAYSSVDDTSTIPRYVCGPPADPIAEYGRSLIGKRLPPEASPIAAEVVRRRQPVFLDDLPSSGPARIQDARALDDRMRVAQVRRSAWCPIWVEGQIVALLSAAGRDLTDHDFVALQLMAAQLGATARTATLQRERIHRERLAAMGEVTAVLAHEIRNPLAVIANASAVLRRVTAPVAAAAAPLDMVDEEIQRLKTLMSDVLDFARPTPPEAEAVGVRQLIEDAVASVRFEPAATDCQWDIAVADSVPAISGQRPILQRIFANLMANACRHVPRGGKVVVRATGSDHGVRVTVFNEGAPVPDEARPHVFEPFFTTRQEGTGLGLFVVHRSVQLLGGSVVLDPRTDGVQFNVELPSPSA; from the coding sequence GTGAATCGGGACCTCGCAGCGCCCAGCGCCCTCTCATTGGATCTTCTGCCCGAGGCGCTCATCGTTTTGGGCGAGGGTGAGATCCTGTTGGTGAACGCGCGCACCGCTCGGCTGTTGAAGTGGAGCGCCGAAGAGTTGGAGGGCAGGGACCCTCGGGAGGTCTTCGCCCCGGGCGAACTGGAGCGCCTCGAGGAACTCGACCGGCAGCAGCAGCAAGGCTGGGAACCGCCGGAGACTCTTCGCCTGCGGCTGCGTGCACGCGATGGCACGGAGGTCCCGGTGGATGTGCGCTTCTCCCGGGATCAGTCGCGCCTCGTGCTCTGCGCTCGCGACTTCACCGAGGCGTCTCGCGCAGAGAAGCTGATGCGCGATCTGGCGGCAGTGGCCGCTCGGTTGAGCTCGACCGGCGACGTGGTTGGACTCTTGCGCGCCTGCGAGCCCTTCTTCGTCGAGCTGGGATGGACCGTTGCGTACAGCAGTGTCGACGACACGTCGACGATCCCACGCTACGTTTGTGGGCCGCCGGCTGATCCGATCGCGGAGTACGGTCGGTCCTTGATCGGCAAGCGACTTCCGCCTGAGGCGTCACCGATCGCGGCAGAAGTAGTGCGGCGGCGCCAGCCCGTGTTCCTGGACGATCTGCCGAGTTCCGGACCCGCGCGGATTCAGGACGCCCGAGCACTGGATGATCGCATGCGCGTGGCACAAGTTCGCCGCAGTGCCTGGTGCCCGATCTGGGTCGAAGGACAGATCGTTGCGTTGCTTTCCGCTGCTGGGCGAGACCTCACGGATCACGATTTCGTCGCGCTGCAGCTGATGGCGGCTCAGTTGGGGGCTACGGCGCGCACGGCGACGCTGCAACGCGAGCGCATCCATCGCGAGCGGTTGGCAGCCATGGGCGAAGTGACCGCCGTTCTGGCGCACGAGATTCGCAACCCCCTGGCAGTGATTGCCAATGCGTCTGCCGTACTTCGTCGAGTAACGGCCCCCGTTGCTGCTGCGGCCGCTCCCCTGGACATGGTGGACGAAGAGATCCAGCGCCTCAAGACGTTGATGTCTGACGTGCTGGATTTCGCTCGGCCCACGCCACCCGAAGCAGAGGCCGTCGGTGTGCGGCAACTCATCGAAGACGCTGTCGCCTCTGTGCGGTTCGAGCCGGCGGCGACGGATTGTCAGTGGGACATCGCGGTTGCGGACAGCGTCCCTGCGATCAGCGGGCAACGGCCGATACTGCAGCGCATATTCGCGAATCTGATGGCCAATGCCTGTCGCCACGTACCCAGGGGCGGGAAGGTGGTCGTACGTGCCACGGGCTCGGACCACGGAGTGCGGGTAACGGTGTTCAATGAAGGCGCTCCCGTGCCGGACGAAGCGCGTCCTCACGTGTTCGAGCCCTTCTTCACCACGCGCCAAGAGGGCACGGGACTCGGCCTTTTCGTCGTGCATCGTTCGGTGCAACTGCTGGGCGGCAGCGTCGTATTGGACCCGCGAACCGATGGGGTCCAGTTCAATGTCGAACTGCCGTCGCCGTCCGCATAG